The genome window cctcccctggcgcaacttgaggccgtttcctctgctcctggcacttgttcctggggagcagagcccgacccccctggctccaagctcttttcaggcagttcagagatcagaaggtctcccctcagctcctgttctccagatgaacccccaggtccctcagctgctcccatcacacttgtgctccagcttggtgAGGCCAAGTCCCAGGTGGCCGGTGAGGGAACAGGTGGTATTGGGGAGGGGTGAGGGGCAAATTCATCCATTCAATGTCCAGcctcacagggctgctctcctgcccatCCAGATGTCTCCAGGAGACCCCCTGGATCAATACCCATGGTAGAATGCTGCTATCACTTCTTGTATACgatgaaaaatgatagaaaacaactcggaaagaaaaacccctctTTTATGAAATCGTGTTTGAAATCTTCACCAAGAAGTATCTGACGGAAAGCTCTCCCAGGAGTTGTCCGAGTGCTGAGGACTCTCTCTCAGccgttcctcccagcagagctgttccagcctcggatcctccctgtggctcctctggccgctCCCGCTGTCCCGCCAGCCCAGCCGGTTCCCGAGGGAACGCTCCAGTTTCTTGCCCGGTGTCGCGGTGGCAGCGCCCcggccccacagggacccagcgcggggctggggcgggcacaggaaccggcagcagcaggtgaggacATGCACGGtggtcccctctgctctccttccctggggggCCGCCCTGCAGTTATTGACATAAAGAACAACTTGGTGGTCTAAATAAAAGAGGTTGCTGTGagccaagaggagaaaacaaaaaggggagcccagagaaaggggaggggaaaagacacagagagggagagggaagtgggggagtaGAAGAATCAGAAGTGTTTTCccttagaagcagaaaggaaaaaaggaaggaaactttaagaacagaacccccagcgccgtccccagccccggctgcacagcggcgcccagagagccggtgcagccgctgcctggggaggaggcgactctgcagcctccaacTGTGGTGTCACCAGCTCCCATCGCCCCCGGGGACACGCTGCCCTGACAAGGCTGGCAAGGCCGCCCCGCTCCAGGGACTGGCGCAGCCACCCCGCTGTCCTGagcaaggaggcagcagccaattctccagcctctgcagggatgggaacaaGAGCGGGGGCCtggccctgcaccccaacccagagggagggcagagccctggggtttAGGGGCTCTCCCCGCCCGCCTCCTGCTTAGCAATGTACCAGCATCGTTCCTGCACTCCCCAACACAAGCGCCGGATCCAGAGGCACGAGGCACCTACTAAAGTCTCTGGGCAGAAGCTCAGACTCACCTATGTGTCGGAAAGCGCCAGCTTCTTGGCCggtggtggtgacatggtgctgctgggctgcggagcagccctggccgacaagaaggctttcagctttgccagcaccaggctggcagAAGCCCTGCTGCGAGGGTCCCTTGCCGGTGTCCCGGTGTTCTCCCCGCTGCCCCacggctcctggctggggatgggctcCGGCAGCCCAGGGGAGGCGGGCAGGGGCCCGGGCTCCCAGCAGCGCTTCCGGGGAACCTGCGCTTTGGCCCCACTGGTGTGACTGGGGCCACAAAGtcctggagctgctctgggcGCGGGTGGCGGCTGCGAGGAGCGCGGCTTCTTGGGCCTCTGGGCTGTGTCACCGGGAAATGCTGCAGCCGCGTGTTTGGCTTTCAGGGCCAGCTTGGGTGATGGTGACCCAGAAGGCAGCTTGACACGGCCAggcaggctggaggcagctttggaaacgggaccctctgagctcttcccggggctggggatcctgaggaaggcagagaagggCACGTGTGAACCGCCAGTGTCTGAGTGACTGCAACATACTCATCATAGCTGCGCACGAGAACCAGGAGCCAGAAGCTCCAAGGAGGTGAGGAGCTCTTGATCTGCAGGAAAACCACAACAAGGGGCTGGAGCTCTCTCTGTCACCCTCCCCCGAGCCAGCACACGCACGTGGGCACTGGGGCTACTTGGGCCAAGCTCCTTCCCACATCCAGGcatgtgcccccagccctgtcccacacgTTGAGCAGGGGCAGAGGGGCCGGGGACACAGGGCACGCTCACCTGAGGTAGAACAACACATACGCCTGCTGGTTAAGGACCACCTTGATGTTACTGGGGCGGACCACGTTGTCATTCATTTGGTACCACTGCCCGTCGCTggcctggggagggagagagaacggGGTTGGGCTGTGTCCAGGGACGCTcctggcctgagaagcagcaggaacagcgcCCGTCGGCAGAGCTCCGCTCCCCAAAACCCGCAGGTGATCCCGGGCAGGTGAGGGGTCTCTGCAAGAGCAGAACTCCACACTTCCTGTGACGGAGCACAGCCCGTACACCCCAGTGCTCCACACCACGCacctctgctgagcaccctcctgcctacccccagcacagagaggtgcCAAGAGAGCGCCCTGGGCTCACCTTCACGTAGCAGTAGTAGTGTCCTGCGTGGCTGCTGTACCCcgagtgcaccagcaccgcATAGAGCCCGTACATGACCGGATCCCCGCTGGTCTGGGACATGTACGGGCGGATGTTCAGGAGCTCAGGGTAGCCCAcgtcctgcagagagaggatgtCTCAGAAGCCTGCACAGCAGAtggcaagagcagctcagctgtacTACGAGTCCCGTCTTGTGAGGGAGGGAGAACCCActctccccaggcagagcccacgGTGAGGAAGATGCCGGGATGAGCCAAActcccaccacagcacagcacagctggggaagggctgcaggactgTGGTAGAGCTCGCACCGCGCACAGAACCACCTCCAACCCTGCTCGGGGCAGCAGGGCCTCGGGACAGGACACAGCCCCGCTCTGGATTGCTGAGCACTCACCTTTGTGATCTTGCCTCCGGTGAAGTCGGCAAAACGCTTCAGAGCAAGCGTGAGAACCCTGGGCGCTCGGTGGATGGTGAAGCGTTTGGTTGCCgacactttcttcttgcatctgcACAGGGAGAGCTTGAGCTGTTCATGCTGTTCCACCACCCAGGTGCTTGCCAGCCCTGGCCaagccacaaaccccacggaAATGACCCTGGTGAGAGCAGGTTCTGCTCCAGGGCACCTGCTCACGGCCAGGTCTGCTGGCTCAGGTCCCCGTCTCAAGACGGGGGAGATGAGGAGTGACAGGCTTCATCGCAGGCTTCACAGCCACGCACCTCACGGTTTAGCGGTGGAGCAGGTAGAGAAGCCCTCCTGTACTGcagctgccctcctgcttcccaccagcacacccgcggccccttcccgccccagccccgcacactcACTTGTCACACAGGTAGGCGTTCTCTCCGCCCAGCAGGTCTGGCTTCACAAACAGCTCCAGTGCCTGCTCTACGTTTGCGGCTTGCTgccaggacagaggagaggtcagggccaggcagaggaggcagcgcaacaacagaagctgattccctcttgcctgcaccgtgcctgacactggcaggtTAAACAGCCTCGAGCAgtagcggtgcagctgcaggaacatcccctgcagagcagagctcctccccacctgACCCTGCCCCGGTACCGTGATCTCCACCGGCAGGTCCAGACAGGGGTCAAAGGTGTCCGAGACTGCTTTGCACATCGAGCACTTCACTGCAAGAGAACGAGCAGtgagcaccccctggcacaacacggcaccaccacccccagcacagcgcaGGCGGCTGCCGTGTTGCCCTTTTCCGCGTTTGGGCTCTGGGACGGCAGCACCAGCATTCGCAGTCTGTACGTGCTGGGACAACAAGTGTTGCGGGACAGCTGGCAACGTGGGTTCCTTTGCTGGTGGCAATGAGCTGGggacccacagccagcagcttcgTGGCCCACAGATACCAAaagactgaccagctgcagctctgcataatTTGCACATGCTTAGTGACTTTCCCAAGTTACTGCAAGGCTCTCGGGGAAACAGCAgccctgagagtcacaggcccaggccctggcagccagcactCACCACGGGACCGCAGGGAACCGCCAAAGATCTGGTGGATCAGGGTGGTGGCTTGGGTCTGGCGATCCAACCTAGAGACGGCAGCTCGGATCACACAGCGCCCGCCCCAAGAGCCACCCCCACGGGCCAgcgctgtgtcctcaggatccaaacccagcccagtcacaggatttggggacagaaccgcagctgtgctggggtggaggtgtcagaaggcagacagcagcccagggctgtgtcacAGAGGGGCAGAGAGCTGGGCCATCCACCCCAGACCCTGGAgtcagcacctccctccatgAGCCCAGCCCGGGGGACACGTTCACCCCACAGTCCCCTCCCACGGGCACAGGGGACCAGCAGACAAGGGCAGTTGTCACCACCAGAGGCCCCACATACTCGGTGCAGTCGGGCAGGCAGGCCTTCTGCATGGCATCGATGGTGAAACGGAGGAACTCGTGTGCGTCCTCTTGCCTGCCCAAGCGGATGTGCGGGGCGatctctgcaggagagggagggatcagCCGCAGCACGCGCTGCAACAGAGGCAGGTCCTCCCGCCCTCCCTCCCGACAGCGACTGCGGGGTTTGAGCTCCCTCGGCCCAAACCAGACGTCAGACTCATGTGGGCCGTGGGGGAAGCCCCACAAGGCCCGTGAAGGCCCTGGCAGGCTCAGTGAGTCGTCTTGGAAGAACCTCTGCCAAGACCTGCCCTGATCTCAAAGCTTCTGCTCCTGCAATAgtctctgccctcctgcacGGCTACAGGAGGGGACGCGAGGGCAGCCATCCTTACTCTTGAGGTCTCGGACAAAGGACACTGGCTTTATCACGCTGCCGCTGTTCGCGAACGCCTGCGTGACGTGGTTCTGCATGACGCACATCATGCAGAAGCCGCTTTGGTGACCTggagtgggagaggagaagacagaacGTTGAGGACAAACCCATCttagtcctggctgtgtccagcacagacagagcctCTCAGACGCAGGATGCAGAGCTCGGGAACACTGCTACGGCCAGGAAAAGTGGATGCTCCCGTATGCAGGAATGTCCTCTCCACGGAGAAacgggcaggagggagcagagaaggcacATCCCGGCAGCCGCACAGCCCCGGCAGAGCCGTGCGCAGGGTGCTGAGCGCAGCCCCGGGACAGGCGGGCGCTCCCCTCCCCACTCACAGGTGCGGCTGTGCTCCCTGGACAGCAGGTAGTTGGCGAGCGGTGGCGTGTACGTGAGGCACTGCAGGGTGGCGTTGAGGAAACAGGTGTTTCCCAGGTTGAGCAGCCCGGCGCCGATGCGCTGGACACGCTGCCACTGCATGGCGAGGCGCCCTGCAGGGAACAGCCCCTTCTGGGGCGCAGGGACGCCGGCCCCGAGGCGCCCCGGGGTCCGGTCGCTGCCTGCGGGGAGAGAGAGGCGGGTGAGCCGCGGGCTGCGCAGCGCAGGGAGAGCCCCCCggccctctgcacccaccctgcTTGCCCGGCTGTCCCTCCTCAGCGCCGCGGGGGTGCTCGGCGGGCTCGGTGCGGGGGTTGAGCAGCAGGTACTTGGcccgcagcagctccggctggcCGGAGAAGCCGTGGCTGGCGGGCTGGAACTCGATcttgtgcagcagcaccttcGTGGCCGAGGTGCTCAGCAGCCGGCCCAGCGCCCCGGCCTCGCCCGCGTCCCGCCGCgctttcagcagctccctcGGCTTCGCCGTGCCCGCCATGGCGTGTCGCCGCACGTGCCACCGCCTCGAGGTCGCGCCGGTCTCTCggcctctccctctccaccaccacacacgcTTCCCGCGCCTCCTCCTCAAGTCCCGCCCTTCGCTGCGGTCGCTCGCGCTCGGCTCGGCCCACTGACTCCTCCCCTCGCCTTCGCcgtccgctccgctccgcgtcCAGAACAGGACTGAGCTGCGCCTGCGCGTCCCGGCAACGCCAGGGGCGGAGCCTGCCGGGAGCGGGGCTTGTTTGTGATGCCATCGCGCTCCGGCCACGCCCCAGAATCATTAAATGGTCACACACTGTGGTTTCAGTGCAGGGGAACCTGGACACCGTGGTGGATTTGGCCGACAAAAGCCTCTGCAAGTCTTACAAGGCCAGGGTGCAACGTGTGCGCTGGGGGCGGAGCAAACCTGGTGTCCCGGGACAGGCTGGGatgtgaccggctgagcagtcctgaggagaagggcgtGGGAGTTATGATGGGTTTATCTATATTTACTAGAAGTCtcttagcatttttttattttactaaactgtgtttctctcagtccaaatttctcccttcactttcgaTTCTTTCCCCtattgggaggggaaggggttgGGGGTGAGTGATCAGCTGCCGCGGTTGTGTtgccagctcgggttaaacTACGACACGGGTGAAGGTCCAGAGGAACATCTGTCATGGGGGGGTCATGGGCACTTGAGCTTTGTGGAGCAGCTCAGTCAATTGGGCCTCTTCAGTCTGCtgaaggggacacagggcactggaaaagcagcgACTCCTGCTTGGGGAGATGATGGGGGAGGCAAACCCTTCTGCAGTGGCGGCTGgtgggacagaggcagcagccaccaacaccctccagGGAGCTTTGAACGgagcattaggaaaaactgagcaggcgggtggtgctgccctgcagcaggacacccggGGACTCTCGGTGATCCCCGCCTTTGGAGGTTTTCAGCTCACCAAAATGTCACCCAGCCTCACCCTGGGGTGGCTGATAccctaaaagagaaacaaccaccataTTCTACCCCTCAGCCACCTGCCAAAACCAGGGAGAAAATACATTGATCAGGCATcataaaaaggcaattctgtCTAAGAGGTGTAATctttaaatatcatttaaatATAACTTAAACAAAGGAATAGCCCTGAGAGCAAaaccaggagacctgtgtggttaaacaggagatgctgggtaagctcaagtggaagaggaggttttatagatcatggaaggaggggctggccacttggggagaatgtaaggctgttgtcagagagtgtagggaggcaactaggaaagctaaggcctccctagaattaaacctggcgagaggggtcaagaacaacaggaaaacctttttcaaatatgtggcagataaaactaacagcagaggcaatgtaggcccactgatgaatgagacgggtgccctggtgacagaagatacagagaaggcagagttactgaatgcttctttgtctctgtctgctctgccggaggctgtcctggggagccccgtactgctgaggccccagaggaaggcaggacaatggaggagtttgcctgggttgatgaggactgggttagggagcagttaggcaatctggagatccataaatccatgggtccggatgggatgcgcccgcaggtgctgagggagctggctgaggtcattgctggaccgctctccatcatctttgccaagtcttgagaaacaggaaaggtgcctcaggactggaggaaagcaaatgtcactgcagtcttcaaaaagggcaagaaggaggacccgggcaACTGTAggccggtcagcctcacctccatcccctgGAAACTGCTGGAACGACTCATGCTTGGTACCATCTCAAgtcatatcagggataagagggtcattaggggcagtcaacatggctttaccaaagttaagtcatgcttgaccaacctcattgacttttatgaggacataacaagatggatggatgatggcagagtggtggatgtggtctaccgtgatttaaataaagcatttcacacagcatcctcacagctaaactgagggagtgcggtctagatgaccaggtagtgaggtgactgtgaactggctgaagggaagaagccagagaatcgtggtcaatggggcagagtccagttgaggcctgtatctagtgcagtgcctcaggggtcagtgctggggcctgtattatttaatatattcatcaacaatttggacgagggaatagagtgactgtcagcaagtttgctgatgacaccgagctgggaggagtggctgacacgccagaggctgtgctgccatcagagacctggacaggctggagagttgggcagggaaaaatttaataaatataacaagggcaagtgtagagtcttgggaggttgtggagtctccttctctgcagacattccaacccgcctggacaccttcctgtgtaacctcatctgggtgttcctgctctatggggggattgcactggatgagctttccaggtcccttccaacccctcacattctgggattctgtggtgcCAGAGGCTAACTACTGAAGAATTACACCTTCTTTGACAAGGAAGGACgtgaaaaagcttcagtttttctcctgaagaacaaGGAGTTCCCTTACGGCACGGTCCTCTTTCTGCTACTAGTGACAGTGGCACTAATTCCAAACCACGCTTGAGAGCCGCTTTATTTTTCCGTGTGTCCAAAGCTCATCCCGCTCAACCCTGGGA of Columba livia isolate bColLiv1 breed racing homer chromosome 7, bColLiv1.pat.W.v2, whole genome shotgun sequence contains these proteins:
- the LOC135579938 gene encoding ubiquitin carboxyl-terminal hydrolase 36-like, which produces MAGTAKPRELLKARRDAGEAGALGRLLSTSATKVLLHKIEFQPASHGFSGQPELLRAKYLLLNPRTEPAEHPRGAEEGQPGKQGGDRTPGRLGAGVPAPQKGLFPAGRLAMQWQRVQRIGAGLLNLGNTCFLNATLQCLTYTPPLANYLLSREHSRTCHQSGFCMMCVMQNHVTQAFANSGSVIKPVSFVRDLKKIAPHIRLGRQEDAHEFLRFTIDAMQKACLPDCTELDRQTQATTLIHQIFGGSLRSRVKCSMCKAVSDTFDPCLDLPVEITQAANVEQALELFVKPDLLGGENAYLCDKCKKKVSATKRFTIHRAPRVLTLALKRFADFTGGKITKDVGYPELLNIRPYMSQTSGDPVMYGLYAVLVHSGYSSHAGHYYCYVKASDGQWYQMNDNVVRPSNIKVVLNQQAYVLFYLRIPSPGKSSEGPVSKAASSLPGRVKLPSGSPSPKLALKAKHAAAAFPGDTAQRPKKPRSSQPPPAPRAAPGLCGPSHTSGAKAQVPRKRCWEPGPLPASPGLPEPIPSQEPWGSGENTGTPARDPRSRASASLVLAKLKAFLSARAAPQPSSTMSPPPAKKLALSDT